In Paenibacillus sp. BIC5C1, a genomic segment contains:
- a CDS encoding AraC family transcriptional regulator, translating to MIKYTASTHIHPDLLVDPFWVDSLSKVSPEHTHDFYEFFILSEGQCQHIVNGRTQHLRPGCLVFIRPDDIHRYEPEGTQDCRFLNSPCRSAVIEEALAYLNEQKYAQGLLQAPVPQIAMLSQLEMTEMVRSFERIMMLSTVDKKKARVYAKGLIIQIFTQHFFELDTIEQPILPLWLEHAISKMQLKENMNRGLHALYELSGRSVGHVNRAFRQYLNQTPTEYINQLRLNVAKNLLLTTELRVLEIALEAGFENVSHFYHQFKKYYNQAPLDFRKNATMNKESLLP from the coding sequence ATGATCAAATACACAGCGTCTACTCACATCCATCCCGACCTGCTCGTAGATCCATTCTGGGTCGATTCCTTATCGAAAGTATCACCTGAGCATACCCATGACTTTTACGAATTCTTCATTCTAAGTGAAGGGCAGTGCCAACATATCGTCAATGGAAGAACCCAGCATTTAAGGCCGGGCTGCCTTGTCTTTATTCGACCGGACGATATTCACCGTTATGAGCCGGAAGGCACTCAGGACTGCCGTTTTCTGAATAGCCCTTGTCGATCCGCAGTAATAGAAGAAGCTTTGGCCTACTTGAATGAACAGAAGTATGCACAAGGGCTCTTGCAGGCTCCCGTTCCCCAGATTGCCATGTTATCTCAGTTAGAAATGACAGAGATGGTTCGCAGCTTTGAACGGATTATGATGCTCTCCACAGTGGATAAGAAGAAAGCTCGCGTATACGCAAAAGGGCTGATTATTCAAATTTTTACGCAGCATTTCTTTGAGTTGGATACCATTGAACAACCCATTCTCCCGCTGTGGCTTGAGCATGCGATTTCCAAAATGCAACTGAAAGAGAACATGAATCGTGGTCTTCATGCCCTCTATGAATTGTCAGGTCGAAGCGTTGGTCACGTGAACCGTGCCTTCCGTCAATATCTGAATCAGACACCAACAGAGTATATTAATCAGCTTCGGCTGAATGTAGCCAAGAACTTGCTGCTCACGACTGAGCTTCGCGTGCTTGAGATTGCACTGGAAGCGGGATTTGAGAACGTCAGCCACTTCTACCATCAGTTCAAAAAATACTATAATCAAGCTCCGCTAGATTTCCGTAAAAACGCGACAATGAATAAGGAATCGCTGCTGCCATAA
- a CDS encoding HAMP domain-containing sensor histidine kinase has protein sequence MKLVHQINLAFGLSLVLILSVTAVLLHYVLLDHFIGTEKNDLKTLSAAMSASITKTGDLTMSPVLTTGTAVTMPNSNITGMQSVQLVTGEAMSAPSTLIPADVEAFVTDFNGNVLSGTLSVSGTTGMASSNTLTEVVPANLSKYTAVTSSSIKDLWKGTDGRYVMDVSPIPQGTLTLLTPMSKIKAIEQALLGRLILVICIVGAIMFLLSLFITKRLIQPLMNLKQELKKVKQRHFTDVQLVKAGGEIGAVAQTVYEMAGELNRFNEVQKQFFQNASHELKTPLMSIAGYAEGIRDGIFEGENVRKGLDVILGESGRLGKIVTEMTLLAKLDSEEDIFKPSKVSLNELLKETSERVNPLLVKKGLTLHIACSENKELFVMADQDKLLQALLNVVTNAARYAIEEIHITANLEKGKIALSVSDDGPGFPQELLPTLFHRFVKGKDGESGLGLAIARAIVERCGGLIQATNRKEGGAVISFGFPAAQHI, from the coding sequence ATGAAACTTGTTCATCAAATTAACCTTGCGTTCGGATTGTCACTGGTTCTAATTCTCTCCGTCACGGCCGTTTTACTTCATTACGTGCTGCTGGATCATTTCATTGGGACAGAGAAAAATGATCTCAAGACGTTAAGTGCAGCGATGTCTGCTTCTATAACGAAAACGGGAGATCTCACAATGAGTCCTGTACTTACCACTGGAACTGCTGTCACGATGCCTAATTCAAACATTACGGGAATGCAGTCCGTACAGTTGGTAACGGGAGAGGCTATGAGTGCTCCTTCAACACTCATTCCTGCGGATGTTGAAGCCTTTGTCACTGATTTTAACGGAAATGTGCTGTCGGGGACTTTGTCTGTAAGTGGTACAACCGGAATGGCGAGCAGTAACACCTTGACTGAAGTCGTACCAGCAAACTTGTCGAAATACACAGCGGTCACTTCGTCCAGCATCAAGGACCTGTGGAAGGGAACGGATGGACGTTATGTGATGGATGTCAGTCCCATCCCCCAAGGAACACTGACTCTGTTGACTCCTATGAGCAAGATTAAAGCTATCGAACAGGCGCTTCTGGGTCGTCTCATCCTGGTGATCTGTATTGTTGGGGCCATTATGTTCCTGCTCAGTTTGTTTATTACGAAAAGGCTGATTCAGCCATTGATGAATCTGAAGCAGGAACTTAAGAAGGTCAAACAACGTCATTTCACGGATGTTCAGCTGGTCAAGGCTGGCGGTGAGATTGGAGCTGTGGCACAGACGGTATACGAGATGGCTGGTGAACTGAACAGGTTCAATGAGGTGCAGAAGCAGTTTTTCCAGAATGCTTCTCATGAGCTGAAGACCCCTCTGATGTCCATTGCAGGCTATGCGGAGGGCATTCGAGATGGAATCTTTGAAGGGGAGAATGTCCGTAAAGGACTGGACGTGATCCTGGGGGAGAGTGGCAGATTAGGAAAGATTGTCACCGAAATGACGCTGCTTGCGAAGCTGGATAGCGAAGAGGATATCTTCAAACCTTCCAAAGTCAGTCTGAACGAATTGTTGAAGGAAACGTCCGAACGAGTCAATCCGCTGCTTGTAAAGAAAGGACTAACACTCCATATCGCCTGCTCGGAGAATAAGGAGCTGTTCGTCATGGCTGATCAGGATAAACTGCTGCAGGCACTGCTCAACGTCGTGACGAACGCTGCAAGATACGCTATAGAAGAAATTCACATTACTGCAAACTTGGAAAAAGGAAAGATCGCGCTATCCGTCTCAGATGACGGTCCCGGCTTTCCGCAGGAGCTGTTGCCCACCTTATTCCACCGTTTTGTCAAAGGAAAAGACGGTGAGTCCGGATTGGGTCTGGCGATTGCCAGGGCCATTGTGGAACGGTGCGGCGGTCTGATTCAGGCCACCAACCGTAAGGAAGGAGGAGCTGTAATCTCGTTCGGCTTCCCTGCGGCTCAACATATCTGA
- a CDS encoding response regulator transcription factor, which translates to MNNDYLIAVVDDDENIRTLIQAYLHKENYRTIGLANAEDAWSLYRISPPSMWVMDIMLPGMDGYELCKRIRNEGEVPIIMISAKDNEVDKILGLELGSDDYLVKPFSPRELVARIKRQLERWIRLTGTEERAVVSEAATPRIDMGELQLMLEERRALWRGEEVDLTSKEFTMLKVLAEHPNRAFTRDELLSFVWGEDYFGSDRAVDHLIKRIRKKIEELPVESVWGHGYRMRTDRSEM; encoded by the coding sequence ATGAATAACGATTACCTCATCGCGGTTGTAGACGATGACGAGAATATACGCACACTGATTCAAGCTTATTTGCACAAAGAAAACTATCGAACAATAGGCCTTGCTAATGCCGAGGATGCCTGGTCTTTATATAGAATAAGTCCGCCGAGCATGTGGGTGATGGACATTATGCTGCCCGGAATGGACGGCTATGAATTGTGCAAACGCATCCGTAATGAAGGAGAGGTACCTATTATTATGATCTCGGCGAAAGATAATGAGGTGGACAAAATTCTTGGTCTTGAACTGGGCAGTGACGATTATCTGGTGAAGCCTTTCAGCCCCCGTGAGCTGGTAGCCCGTATCAAGCGGCAGCTGGAACGTTGGATTAGACTTACCGGTACGGAAGAAAGAGCTGTTGTAAGCGAAGCGGCGACGCCACGAATCGATATGGGGGAGCTTCAATTAATGTTGGAAGAGAGGCGGGCGTTATGGCGAGGGGAAGAAGTGGACCTGACCAGCAAAGAGTTCACCATGCTCAAGGTACTGGCTGAACATCCAAATCGTGCGTTTACGAGGGACGAGCTGCTCAGTTTTGTCTGGGGAGAAGACTATTTTGGCAGTGACCGTGCCGTGGATCATTTAATTAAGCGGATTCGCAAAAAGATTGAGGAACTTCCCGTCGAGTCGGTATGGGGACACGGGTATCGTATGCGTACAGATCGGAGTGAAATGTAA
- a CDS encoding glycoside hydrolase family 38 C-terminal domain-containing protein: MTLEQQIKQAAIPTLERKWKIYVIHHSHTDIGYTDRQEKIEQYHIDFIRQALRIVNDAHDGVNPEWKGFRWTCETFWAVEQFLKQARDEEKVAFADAVRRGDIELSGTYLNMTELPDLQLLNKIHSKAQTYAESIGHPIDSAMTADINGYSWGYADSLLDNGIRHLFSCIHTHHGMYALGRKQSPFWWEAPSGERLLVWNGDHYMLGNELGFCPGALGKYMIRDEFGHRLVEPANIHDQIANIRIHRYLAQLEAEQYPYDFVPMMLSGLPTDNGSPNSAIMEWIDTWNRQNGEGISVEMSTLSGFFARLKEEGTDGLPVHKGDWPDWWSDGVSSTPMHTQIYRDAQRTLRKVEKLDPEQKSVSLQDIEAVEQALTLYAEHTWGYHSSVYEPWHKNVQMLEVRKTANAAEASRLAYRALDQVLLADNAATLYPGRPYRFKVTNLSEREVTELVELKLEGWEPDELLNGAEVIREDTGQVLIQQSSHPQTIIAELKLQGMESCILMLRPILAAQKSLSSLTSTSNSKLIGADQVYDMEDMYSLTTGGQQVPVSVCQTGLESPFVRLTWSKERGIVSWIDKETGRELLKADDLYGAFTPIYEVTNPANPADASQVWSVRSKMGRNRKGLNVERSVGQLISVRAVDNGPLYATVELGYQLKGIAYFSLHLRIYTRQNRMDISARFHKESIWNPENVYLALPFTPGGTGPVTLFADKPGGLVRPWKDQIPGTCLDYSAVQSGIAWQDNDRSLLLAVPDTPLVQWGTMDYGTRKVHTQQAPDAQPEAYAWLMTNYWETNFKATLGGFYEFQYHISAGGSLSVEDMAAALHALNEPFVVTRVNEK, from the coding sequence ATGACACTCGAACAACAAATCAAACAGGCCGCCATCCCGACACTTGAACGGAAATGGAAAATATATGTCATTCACCATTCCCATACTGACATTGGTTATACCGACCGGCAGGAGAAGATTGAACAATATCATATCGATTTTATCCGTCAGGCACTGCGTATTGTTAATGATGCTCATGACGGTGTAAACCCCGAGTGGAAAGGGTTCCGCTGGACATGTGAGACCTTCTGGGCTGTGGAGCAATTCTTGAAGCAGGCTCGAGACGAGGAAAAAGTTGCATTTGCCGATGCCGTGCGGCGCGGCGATATCGAGCTCTCCGGCACGTATTTGAATATGACCGAGCTGCCCGACCTACAGTTGCTGAACAAAATACACAGCAAAGCTCAGACCTATGCCGAATCTATCGGTCACCCAATAGACAGTGCGATGACGGCGGATATCAACGGCTACAGCTGGGGATATGCCGACAGCCTGCTGGATAACGGAATCCGACATTTATTCAGCTGTATACATACCCATCACGGCATGTATGCGCTGGGCCGCAAGCAGTCTCCTTTCTGGTGGGAAGCCCCAAGTGGGGAACGCCTGCTGGTCTGGAATGGAGACCACTACATGCTTGGCAACGAGCTTGGCTTCTGCCCTGGTGCGCTTGGCAAATACATGATTCGTGATGAATTCGGGCACAGACTTGTGGAACCGGCGAACATTCATGATCAAATCGCCAATATTCGCATTCACCGGTACTTGGCCCAGCTTGAGGCGGAACAGTATCCATATGACTTCGTGCCGATGATGCTGTCCGGATTACCCACAGACAACGGATCGCCCAATAGCGCAATCATGGAATGGATTGATACATGGAACCGTCAAAACGGCGAGGGAATTTCCGTGGAGATGAGCACGTTGAGCGGCTTTTTTGCCCGCTTGAAGGAGGAAGGGACGGACGGTCTGCCTGTGCATAAAGGCGATTGGCCAGACTGGTGGTCGGACGGTGTAAGCTCCACACCGATGCACACTCAGATTTACCGTGACGCACAGCGGACGCTTCGCAAGGTGGAAAAGCTCGACCCTGAACAGAAGAGTGTTAGTCTCCAGGATATCGAGGCTGTAGAGCAGGCGCTTACTCTTTATGCGGAACATACTTGGGGTTATCATTCTTCTGTGTATGAACCTTGGCACAAAAATGTGCAGATGCTTGAGGTTCGCAAGACAGCTAACGCCGCAGAGGCAAGCAGGCTTGCTTACCGCGCGCTAGATCAGGTGCTGCTTGCCGATAATGCCGCCACCTTATACCCGGGGCGCCCTTATCGTTTCAAGGTAACGAATCTCTCGGAGCGGGAGGTAACCGAGTTGGTTGAGTTGAAGCTTGAAGGATGGGAACCGGATGAGCTATTGAACGGAGCAGAAGTAATCCGGGAGGACACGGGACAGGTGCTGATCCAGCAGTCAAGCCACCCACAGACGATTATTGCGGAGCTTAAGCTCCAGGGCATGGAGAGCTGCATACTGATGCTGCGCCCAATTCTGGCAGCGCAGAAGAGTCTTTCTTCCTTAACGTCAACCTCCAATTCGAAGCTGATCGGCGCTGACCAGGTGTACGATATGGAGGATATGTATTCCTTAACGACAGGTGGACAGCAAGTGCCGGTCTCCGTTTGCCAAACGGGGCTGGAGTCCCCTTTTGTACGCTTGACTTGGTCGAAAGAGCGCGGCATTGTCTCGTGGATCGATAAGGAGACAGGACGCGAACTGTTGAAAGCGGATGATCTGTATGGGGCGTTTACACCCATCTATGAGGTGACAAATCCAGCGAACCCTGCGGATGCTTCTCAGGTTTGGAGTGTCCGTTCCAAAATGGGACGCAATCGTAAAGGCCTTAACGTGGAGCGTTCGGTTGGTCAGCTCATCTCTGTGCGCGCGGTGGATAATGGACCGCTGTATGCTACCGTTGAGCTTGGTTATCAGCTCAAGGGCATCGCCTATTTTTCACTGCACTTGCGGATTTATACCCGTCAAAACCGGATGGATATTTCGGCGCGGTTCCATAAAGAGAGCATCTGGAATCCGGAGAACGTTTATCTGGCTCTACCGTTCACCCCGGGAGGCACTGGGCCAGTTACCCTGTTTGCCGACAAGCCAGGAGGCCTCGTTCGCCCCTGGAAGGATCAGATTCCGGGAACTTGCCTGGACTATTCCGCTGTACAGTCGGGCATTGCCTGGCAGGATAATGACCGCAGCCTGCTGCTTGCTGTCCCGGACACACCTCTCGTGCAATGGGGAACGATGGATTACGGGACCAGAAAGGTCCACACCCAGCAAGCGCCTGACGCTCAACCGGAAGCCTATGCCTGGCTGATGACGAATTATTGGGAGACGAATTTCAAAGCGACCTTGGGCGGCTTCTATGAGTTTCAATATCATATTTCGGCTGGCGGCAGCCTTTCGGTTGAAGATATGGCCGCAGCCCTGCATGCGTTGAACGAGCCATTTGTGGTTACCCGGGTTAATGAAAAATAA
- a CDS encoding ROK family protein produces MNPDVTIAIDAGGTFLKGAVVLSDGNLLPQLYVKRSSRSDSSAYEIAVNLVDVIKELAAGYFAYMQQLSSVKGTRVRFPRFHIGFAFPGPFEYDTGVSRIRGLNKYEQLYEVNLKTLLRSELTALASEGSAPEWMTQLAAADIRFGNDAALFALGVSRLFPQERLLCLTLGTGLGSVFVENRSIVSGKWGIPDSGMLYAEQYKGGTVDDLFGSRGILALADSHDARRQGEDVYHLAIAARQGNYSAIRVWQLYGQRLGEMLRPYVAEFRPTRLILGGQIAETHDLFGGTLSEALLPEKMPLHNEKQMQEHVFHGIFQLVKGT; encoded by the coding sequence ATGAATCCTGACGTCACGATTGCCATTGATGCCGGAGGGACCTTTTTGAAGGGTGCCGTCGTGCTGAGTGACGGGAATCTTCTACCACAACTTTATGTCAAAAGGTCATCTCGCTCCGACAGTAGCGCGTATGAAATTGCCGTCAACCTAGTCGACGTGATTAAGGAGCTTGCAGCTGGATACTTCGCCTACATGCAGCAGCTAAGTTCCGTTAAAGGAACCAGGGTCAGATTTCCCAGATTTCACATCGGCTTTGCTTTCCCCGGCCCTTTCGAATACGACACAGGTGTTTCCCGTATCCGGGGTTTGAATAAATACGAACAGCTATATGAAGTTAATTTAAAAACACTGCTGCGAAGTGAATTAACGGCGCTTGCATCAGAAGGTTCCGCGCCTGAATGGATGACCCAGCTTGCCGCCGCAGATATTCGTTTTGGCAATGATGCTGCCCTGTTCGCTCTGGGGGTCAGTAGGCTTTTTCCACAGGAAAGATTGCTTTGCCTTACATTGGGAACGGGCCTTGGCTCCGTTTTTGTTGAGAACCGGTCCATTGTCAGCGGAAAATGGGGAATTCCCGACTCAGGCATGTTGTATGCCGAGCAATACAAGGGAGGAACCGTGGATGATCTGTTCGGAAGCCGAGGGATTTTGGCCTTGGCAGATAGCCATGATGCTCGAAGGCAGGGAGAGGACGTGTACCATCTGGCGATAGCGGCCAGACAGGGAAATTACTCTGCCATCCGTGTATGGCAGCTTTACGGCCAGCGGCTTGGGGAAATGCTGCGTCCGTACGTGGCTGAGTTTCGCCCCACTCGTCTGATCTTGGGGGGACAAATTGCCGAAACCCATGATCTATTTGGCGGGACGCTTTCGGAAGCACTCTTGCCCGAGAAGATGCCTCTGCATAATGAGAAACAAATGCAGGAGCATGTGTTTCACGGGATTTTCCAACTCGTAAAAGGTACCTAA
- a CDS encoding class I mannose-6-phosphate isomerase produces MPRIAPLPFQTNPVNIIRLHPDQEPEPGIWNAYEQWLDQIWPECVQNDSLPFYMVIDGTHGVAFSECLEILRSRCNLDSRVLIEIDSAAYIKSSADLLQQFHPYLTDNRAFGVVASDVSVEDYFRPHAQSVWLSDVDDQLRLYHSAEHAEAQSPNVDPLAPIVVTFGPGAGFLSTASGLTNVSLFCDLSREAQQKLHQQGMGSLGLGPCRDTVETYKHALFLEWPVWEGYRKHHLYDFDYYVDTNNRERPVLVTLPMLRRLLASAAQQPFRVKPFFAPGIWGGQYLKELCELPKDWNNCAWGFEPIAPENTLLIGYRDFILELPFPLLLSAHPEAIMGERNVGLFGDYFPIRFDYLDTIDGDHLSLQVHPQQAYIEQTFNETMTQQESYYIMEQKEGANPFVGLGFKEGTTGEELLQAVESAHTLGKPLSIPEYVNIWGANKGDLFLIPPGAVHFSGKNNLVLEISSTTWWFTFKIYDHLRLDRDGLPRPINGDHARANMQEQFDTDYVKKHLIAVPRESRVQGDSREELLGEREDLLFQIKRLKLGGEWIDDTAGEFVMFNLVEGDRVRLTPLDDEAAAVEWGYAEAYIVPASVGGFRLESLSDRPCTLIRAQVSPDWNMSLLPHHWKSGERL; encoded by the coding sequence ATGCCCCGAATAGCCCCTTTGCCCTTTCAAACCAACCCAGTCAATATCATTCGGCTTCATCCCGACCAAGAGCCAGAACCGGGGATCTGGAATGCGTATGAACAATGGCTTGATCAAATTTGGCCTGAATGTGTACAGAATGATTCGCTTCCTTTTTATATGGTCATTGACGGTACGCATGGTGTCGCATTCAGCGAATGTCTGGAAATACTTCGGTCGCGCTGCAACCTAGATAGCAGGGTTTTAATTGAAATAGACAGCGCTGCTTATATAAAGTCTTCTGCAGATTTGCTTCAGCAGTTTCACCCTTACCTAACGGATAACCGTGCTTTTGGCGTTGTGGCCTCGGACGTCAGCGTTGAGGATTATTTCCGGCCACATGCTCAGTCAGTCTGGCTCAGTGATGTTGACGATCAACTTCGGCTTTATCATTCCGCTGAACATGCAGAGGCCCAATCGCCAAACGTAGACCCGTTAGCTCCCATCGTTGTGACCTTTGGGCCAGGCGCTGGTTTCCTTTCTACAGCATCAGGTTTAACGAACGTTTCTCTGTTTTGCGACTTATCCAGAGAGGCACAACAGAAACTGCATCAGCAGGGGATGGGTTCTCTGGGATTAGGTCCTTGCCGGGATACGGTAGAAACCTATAAACATGCCTTGTTTCTGGAGTGGCCTGTCTGGGAGGGATATCGCAAACACCACTTATATGATTTTGACTACTACGTGGATACGAACAACAGGGAACGACCCGTTTTGGTCACCCTCCCCATGCTGCGCCGACTTTTGGCTTCAGCAGCCCAGCAGCCTTTTCGAGTAAAGCCATTTTTTGCACCAGGGATTTGGGGCGGACAGTATTTAAAAGAACTATGCGAACTGCCTAAGGATTGGAATAACTGCGCATGGGGGTTTGAACCTATCGCACCGGAGAACACGCTATTAATCGGTTATCGGGATTTTATATTGGAGCTTCCTTTCCCACTGCTACTGTCGGCTCATCCAGAAGCAATTATGGGCGAGCGCAATGTCGGGCTGTTTGGCGACTATTTTCCAATCCGGTTTGATTATCTCGATACGATTGACGGGGATCATCTGTCTTTGCAGGTCCACCCCCAGCAGGCTTACATCGAGCAGACCTTCAACGAAACGATGACGCAGCAGGAATCCTATTACATTATGGAACAGAAGGAAGGCGCCAACCCTTTTGTGGGACTGGGTTTCAAGGAGGGGACAACCGGGGAGGAGCTGCTTCAGGCGGTTGAATCTGCCCACACCTTGGGAAAACCGCTGAGTATCCCAGAATATGTAAATATTTGGGGTGCGAATAAGGGTGACCTGTTTCTGATCCCGCCGGGCGCCGTACATTTTTCGGGTAAAAACAATCTGGTGCTGGAGATCTCTTCGACAACCTGGTGGTTTACCTTCAAAATATACGATCATTTGCGACTGGACAGAGACGGACTGCCCCGTCCAATCAACGGCGATCATGCCAGAGCCAACATGCAGGAACAGTTTGATACGGATTACGTTAAGAAGCATTTGATAGCGGTTCCAAGGGAAAGCCGGGTACAGGGAGACAGCAGGGAAGAGCTGTTGGGCGAACGGGAGGATCTGCTTTTTCAGATCAAAAGATTAAAACTGGGCGGAGAGTGGATCGACGATACGGCTGGAGAGTTTGTTATGTTCAACCTCGTAGAAGGCGACCGTGTGCGGCTGACTCCACTGGATGATGAGGCAGCAGCTGTGGAGTGGGGGTACGCCGAAGCGTATATCGTTCCTGCCTCCGTCGGAGGTTTCCGTCTGGAAAGTCTGAGTGACAGACCATGCACCCTGATCCGGGCACAGGTTTCGCCAGACTGGAACATGTCTCTGCTTCCGCATCACTGGAAATCTGGTGAGCGTTTATGA
- a CDS encoding AraC family transcriptional regulator, with the protein MTIEASFRRANQICNRYITKVEQTGLSLSILYWGFMPDHFDNAFHRHSFFEACYVVDGEGSYIEQNEHYALNKGTAFLSLPGVWHQIRSQTGLTLSYVAFELDEAHTDVYYTESFRRLAELGQSVAQQADLTPTGHLWQALITSFDQPGATLPLAVKQISASLLLSIADLHVPTRTDSADTGEQPMEPNTLFRQAKRYIDDNLVNELTLMTVSRHLHISSRHLTRLFQENLGQSFVHYIQERRVQQATWLLLNEQTPIKDIAIQCGFQSVHYFTRIFTRELGVSPAKFRRNQFAEGRSGKMHYPPRMS; encoded by the coding sequence ATGACCATCGAAGCCAGCTTCCGCCGGGCCAATCAAATATGCAATCGTTATATTACAAAAGTGGAGCAAACAGGGCTTTCATTGTCCATATTATATTGGGGATTCATGCCCGATCATTTCGACAATGCCTTCCACCGGCATTCCTTTTTTGAGGCTTGTTATGTGGTAGACGGTGAAGGAAGCTACATAGAACAAAACGAGCATTATGCTTTAAATAAAGGAACAGCATTTCTATCTCTTCCAGGTGTATGGCATCAAATTCGCAGCCAGACCGGACTGACACTTTCTTATGTGGCTTTCGAACTGGATGAAGCCCACACAGATGTTTATTATACTGAATCCTTTCGTCGTCTTGCCGAGCTTGGGCAAAGCGTAGCGCAGCAAGCGGACCTTACGCCAACTGGCCATTTATGGCAAGCGCTCATTACTTCTTTCGACCAGCCTGGGGCAACTCTTCCTCTTGCTGTAAAGCAAATTTCCGCTTCTCTGCTGTTATCCATAGCAGATTTGCACGTTCCGACTCGAACAGATTCGGCCGACACGGGAGAGCAGCCCATGGAACCAAATACGTTGTTCCGACAGGCCAAACGATACATTGATGATAATCTGGTCAATGAGCTTACACTTATGACGGTATCAAGGCACCTCCACATTTCGTCCCGCCACCTGACCCGGTTGTTTCAGGAAAATCTGGGGCAGTCCTTTGTCCACTATATTCAGGAACGACGCGTGCAGCAAGCCACCTGGCTCCTGTTAAATGAACAGACACCAATTAAAGATATCGCAATCCAGTGCGGGTTCCAATCCGTGCATTATTTTACCCGGATCTTCACCCGCGAGCTTGGTGTTTCTCCGGCCAAATTCCGACGCAATCAGTTTGCCGAAGGCCGCTCTGGCAAAATGCATTACCCACCCCGCATGTCCTGA